The DNA window GGCGTGAATCAGAATAATATGCCAGAGTCTAAGCCCACACAAAGACGGACATAGCCGTAAAAAAGGAGTGCGCTATTTAGGAGCAAACATAtccatgaaaagaaaagaaacaggaATGCTAGGGGACGGGATACCGTCCCCCCAACGGGATAACCAGCTAGCATCATCAGCGACTGGCAAGAGACTGTGAGAAGAAGCATCGATGGAAGCCGGCGGCAGGCTCGACCCCGTTCTTCTCTCCGCCATCCACGCGGACCATGCCCCCTCCGTCGGGCCCGTCTTCCTCGCCGGCTCCTCGACGAGGTCCACTTCTACGGCCTCCACGACCAACTCCCTCGCCACCCTCTCCCCTCCACTCCTCCTCGGCTTCTCCGCCTCTCTCGCCTCCATGCTCTCCTTGCCCTCCGAGCCCTTTCCCACCACCAGCCGGCAGTCCCtagagagaggaggggcggcggtggtggtagcCGGATTCGGGGGAGGAAGGGACGCTGGTGGTAGGAGCCGGATCTGGGAGAgagagcagcggcggtggccggagccggGGGAGGGAGCAACGGCGGTGGTCGGAGCTAGGAATGGAGGGCCGCTGGGGCGGCAGTGGtcatcggcgtcgtcgtcgggtaTGTATCGTGTGATACTGATAGGTATTACCTGATACCTCGCAACTATCACCTTCTATGTGCTAAGAATCACATTATACTTGataggtatcatctgataccttgCAAGTATCACCTTCTATGTGGCAAAAGAATcacatgatacctgataggtatcacctgatatctgacaagtatcacctgaaacgtagtagaatcgtctgatacctgattAGTATCACCTGATACTAGACCTGATACCTAACCGATATTATCCCGTTCGAAAATAGGATTCCGTTATATAGCAGCTCTCAAAAGAAAAGGCCAAAACGTGACGTATATGCCATGTGTGGTGCTTGCATTGTATTACatttaagaaataaataaataaaataatccAGTGGGATTTATATACGATTGATCtgttttttatcttcttttataATAGAGATAAAATTTACTTGGTTTAAATAGTCGAGGATAcaatatatctggttttactaCGAGAGAGTGACAAAAGTCAGGTTGGAGCCTAGATAGAATTTACTTTCCTCAATCACTAGCCCCACCGCGATGGACAGCgtccagcccagcccagcccagcccagcccagcttCGATGCTAACAAGACGAGTAGATTAGCCGAGGTGACGCGGCAGAGAGAGacagagctcgagctcgagctcgacatGGCgatggcgggaggaggaggagactaCGGCGCCTTCATGGAGAGGTtcgtgctgccgccgccgccatcgcagcAACTCCCTCTCCACGGCCTCACCTTCGCCATCAAGGACATGTACGGATTGCTCGCTCTCGCTTGCCCCAAACGGagcacggcgcgcggcgactCACTGTCTTGTTAATTCGCAGCTTCGACATCGCCGGCCGCGTCACCGGGTTCGGCAACCCGGACTGGGCGAGGACccacgcgcccgccgccgccacctcccccgtcgtcctcgccgcgctcgccgccggcgccaccagcCTCGGCACCACCATCATGGACGAGATGGCATACAGGTAGTTACCCACTGCAACCCCCATGCTCTTTTTCAGAAGGTTATCCTTTGTTAGATTATTGAATACTCGTTCTTGAACACCAgccacagaaagaaaaaaaaagactctgATTTTTAGAGGCACTTTAAACTTTCCAAATCTTCTTGGAAGGATAAGCTAAGTCTTGCATTTTTAATGCCCTGTAGAAGGATTTGACAGTTTCCAGATTAATTTATCTTTCAGATTATTCAGTACAATCGACTCAACTTTCTGTTGAAAATTTATCTCCATGCTTTTAATTAAGTTGTCACCCATAACAATTCTCGTGAactttgtttctaaaaaaaaaaagaattatccTGAACTTAAAGCCAATCCCACCCCTCTTTTGTCACTTTGGCAACTGTAACATGTTTGGTGAAGGTACTGTTATAAACGAAAGGATATTGCTCAGCTATTGGTTTCCTACCAAGCCAACTATCCCcccaaaataaatttgttttccCCATTTCCAATACTTATGTAACAAAATTTGTAAAAGGTTGGTTGTCACAAAATTTGTGGGTCTTAACTCTTATGAGCTAGGATTGGTTTGTTGTTGGCAGCATCAATGGGGAGAACACGCACTACGGCACGCCGACCAACCCTTGCGCGCCTGGGAGAGTCCCCGGAGGATCCTCCAGTGGgtcagccgtcgccgtcgccgccaaccTCGTCGACTTCTCCCTCGGCACCGACACCGGCGGCAGCGTCAGGGTGCCTGCTGCCTACTGCGGCATCTTCGGCCTCCGCCCTTCCCATGGGTTGGTTTCTGCAGAGAATGTCATCCCCATGGCGCAAATGTTTGATACTGTTGGTAATTATTCACTTATTATCTCCTCCATTTCCCTTTTAGTATTAATTACTACTGGATATGTATTATTTCTGTTCAAATTAAACTCTTAATGTTAGTGCATAATGTTGGTCAAATTACTGCAGCACAGTTACAATCAGGTGAAAACAAAGACCTGTTAATCAGTATTAACTACTACCGAGAGTGGTGCTGATTGATGAGTTTCTGATTTATTCGTGCAATTGGTCATGCAGGGTGGTTTGCCAGAGATTTATCTACGTTGTCTCGTGTAACCAAAGTGCTGTTGCCACTGCCTGATGACACTGTCAAGCAACCTACTCAAGTCACAGTTCCTATGGACTGTTTCCAGATCTTAGGCTCTCTCGACGACCGCACCTATCAAATCATCAATGCTTCGGTAGCAAAGAGATTTGATAGTGAGTAGTACTATCTACGCACTCATGTTGTTCTAGCTTAGAGCTCTAGAATTCTTGCTTTCTACCATACACCTTGTCTGATGGGGTTCTTCCTTTGTTTTCACAGGTCAGATAATAGACAATAGGAACCTTGGAGATTTCATCTCTGACAATGTTCCAAGCATAGGAAAGTTCATCGCTGACTTCTCTGAAAGCGAACTCCCTTCTGTGCCAGCTCTATCCGTCATTTCACATGTCATGCGAGGCCTTCAAAGGTTTCACTTACAGCTTATTCAGGATATCTAGTAATATTGCTTTAAGGTTTGAAGTAATACTGCTAGCTACTGACTACTGTACACCATACCATATAGTTTAATTGGTATTATAATATTCTTTTAGTACACCAATCA is part of the Oryza glaberrima chromosome 4, OglaRS2, whole genome shotgun sequence genome and encodes:
- the LOC127769578 gene encoding amidase 1 translates to MAMAGGGGDYGAFMERFVLPPPPSQQLPLHGLTFAIKDIFDIAGRVTGFGNPDWARTHAPAAATSPVVLAALAAGATSLGTTIMDEMAYSINGENTHYGTPTNPCAPGRVPGGSSSGSAVAVAANLVDFSLGTDTGGSVRVPAAYCGIFGLRPSHGLVSAENVIPMAQMFDTVGWFARDLSTLSRVTKVLLPLPDDTVKQPTQVTVPMDCFQILGSLDDRTYQIINASVAKRFDSQIIDNRNLGDFISDNVPSIGKFIADFSESELPSVPALSVISHVMRGLQRSQFKANHAEWVNTVKPNLGPGLRERILEAIASGDNEPLEDFQAIRAEFKSALAALLKDHGILAIPTVPGPPPKVGMEAAPLENFRARAFSLLSIAGLSGFCQVSIPLGTRNGLPVSVSLVARHGADHFLLNVAEELYQTLIDEATKAWSS